Proteins co-encoded in one Zymomonas mobilis subsp. mobilis ATCC 10988 genomic window:
- a CDS encoding homoserine dehydrogenase yields MVQGLRIALAGLGTVGCGVLKLLKDNADLIERRTGRKIEVIAISARNKNRDRGIDLSRYDWVDDVVDLPKRDDIDLVIELIGGSEGPALELARACLKKGIALITANKAMIAHHGMELAELAESSQIPFAYEAAVAGGIPIIKGVKEGAAANEISQIFGILNGTSNFILTTMEKDKRGFEDVLAEAQALGYAEADPTFDIEGIDAAHKLAILSTLAFGTKLDFDSVKTSGIQTVTLSDMQKAAQMGYKIRLIGQAKKNTQGLFQKVSPCLVPCHHPLAQADGSLNAVVAQGNQVGRLLFEGAGAGAGPTASAVVADLVDIARGGYATPFGIPVQYLEKADTEKADSDKQSVYIRLSIANTAQAVSKLVVLLADADISLESLNQQEGQDQETSDVILVTKACTSEAIENLVKAFNGLAEIKSAPVTMDILNI; encoded by the coding sequence ATGGTGCAGGGCTTGCGAATAGCATTAGCCGGCTTGGGAACAGTCGGTTGTGGCGTATTGAAATTATTGAAAGATAACGCCGATCTGATCGAACGCAGAACAGGCCGCAAAATTGAAGTTATCGCGATATCGGCGCGCAATAAAAATCGCGACCGTGGTATTGATCTATCCCGATATGACTGGGTTGATGACGTTGTTGATCTCCCCAAAAGAGACGACATCGATCTGGTCATCGAATTGATCGGGGGATCAGAGGGCCCCGCCTTGGAATTGGCACGGGCTTGTCTGAAAAAGGGTATTGCCCTTATTACCGCCAACAAAGCCATGATAGCGCATCATGGTATGGAATTGGCTGAATTAGCCGAATCTTCCCAGATTCCTTTTGCCTATGAAGCGGCCGTCGCAGGCGGTATCCCGATTATCAAAGGGGTGAAAGAAGGAGCTGCAGCCAACGAAATCAGCCAAATCTTTGGTATTCTAAATGGAACCAGCAATTTTATCCTGACCACGATGGAAAAGGATAAACGCGGTTTTGAAGATGTTTTGGCAGAAGCGCAGGCCTTAGGTTATGCTGAAGCTGATCCGACCTTTGATATCGAAGGCATTGATGCTGCCCACAAGCTGGCCATTTTGTCGACCTTAGCCTTTGGCACAAAACTCGATTTCGATTCGGTCAAGACTTCTGGAATCCAGACAGTTACCTTGAGCGATATGCAAAAAGCGGCTCAAATGGGTTATAAAATCCGTCTCATTGGGCAGGCTAAAAAAAATACCCAAGGTTTATTCCAAAAAGTTTCACCTTGCCTTGTCCCTTGTCATCATCCGCTTGCCCAAGCAGATGGCTCGCTTAATGCTGTTGTGGCTCAAGGCAATCAAGTCGGACGTTTGTTATTTGAAGGTGCTGGTGCCGGTGCAGGCCCCACGGCCTCGGCCGTTGTCGCTGATTTAGTTGATATTGCCCGCGGCGGTTATGCAACGCCTTTCGGGATTCCGGTTCAATATCTTGAAAAGGCGGATACTGAAAAGGCGGATAGCGACAAACAAAGCGTTTATATTCGTCTGTCCATTGCGAACACAGCCCAAGCGGTTTCAAAGCTTGTAGTTCTTCTGGCTGATGCTGATATCAGTTTGGAAAGCCTGAACCAGCAAGAAGGACAGGATCAAGAAACATCTGATGTCATCTTGGTAACAAAAGCATGCACATCAGAAGCGATCGAAAATCTTGTAAAGGCTTTCAACGGGCTTGCTGAAATAAAATCGGCGCCTGTTACAATGGATATTCTTAATATATAG
- a CDS encoding MgtC/SapB family protein, which yields MAGLRTNILVVLATTSFVNLCMRMGTTADAIRVIAAVVSGTGFLGAGVIMKDGMNVRGLNTAATIWCSAAVGTCVGIGQYAVAALLTVFVICGNTLLRPLVKWINHLPISKSEPDAAYTLMIVVDKRHLLEIQKRILEKIESLRYQIESIQLENCDDQHSEITIHFGHNVTESRELADLASEIASWKNLRHVTWHNDL from the coding sequence ATTGCCGGATTAAGAACCAATATACTGGTTGTCTTAGCCACCACTTCTTTCGTTAATTTATGTATGCGAATGGGCACAACGGCAGACGCTATCAGGGTTATTGCCGCTGTCGTTTCTGGCACCGGATTTTTAGGCGCGGGCGTTATTATGAAAGATGGCATGAATGTCCGCGGATTAAATACAGCGGCCACTATTTGGTGTTCGGCAGCCGTTGGTACTTGTGTTGGAATCGGCCAATATGCGGTTGCCGCCTTGCTAACGGTTTTTGTTATTTGCGGTAATACCTTGCTACGTCCGTTGGTAAAATGGATAAACCATTTACCTATTTCTAAATCAGAGCCAGATGCCGCTTATACTTTGATGATTGTCGTCGATAAAAGACACCTATTGGAAATACAAAAAAGAATTTTAGAAAAAATAGAGTCTCTTCGATATCAAATTGAATCTATTCAATTAGAAAATTGTGACGATCAACATTCTGAAATAACCATTCACTTCGGTCATAATGTGACCGAATCCCGAGAATTAGCTGATTTGGCAAGTGAAATAGCCTCATGGAAAAACCTGCGACATGTCACTTGGCATAATGATTTATAA
- a CDS encoding acyl-CoA dehydrogenase family protein → MTSGPLEALENDYADIRDEVRKLCAEFPGEYWRKLDRESAYPTEFVKTLSDAGYLAALIPEEFGGSGLPLSAGAAILEEIQHCGGNAGACHAQMYIMGALLRHGNDEQKKKYLPKIASGELRLQAFGVTEPTSGTDTTSLKTFAEKKGDKYIVNGQKIWTSRAEHSDLMLLLARTTPKDQVEKKTDGLSVFLVDMRKALADGGMTIRPIRAMMNHSTTEVFFDNMEIPAENLVGEEGKGFRYILSGMNAERVLIASECIGDAKWFIEKARDYSSERVVFGRPIGANQGIQFPIARAYAQMRAAELMVYHAAHLFEQGERAGAEANMAKMLSAEASWAAAEACVQTLGGFAFAEEYDVERKFRETRLYQVAPISTNLILAFLGQHVLGMPRSY, encoded by the coding sequence ATGACATCAGGTCCATTAGAAGCACTCGAAAATGACTACGCTGATATTCGGGATGAAGTCCGCAAATTATGCGCCGAATTCCCCGGCGAATATTGGCGGAAGCTTGATCGGGAAAGTGCGTATCCTACCGAATTTGTAAAAACACTAAGTGATGCGGGTTATTTGGCCGCTCTGATCCCTGAAGAATTTGGCGGATCGGGCTTACCGCTTTCTGCCGGGGCAGCCATTCTCGAAGAGATTCAGCATTGCGGCGGCAATGCTGGTGCTTGTCATGCCCAGATGTATATTATGGGCGCATTGTTACGCCATGGTAATGACGAGCAGAAGAAAAAATATCTGCCCAAGATTGCTTCTGGTGAATTACGTCTTCAGGCTTTCGGGGTTACCGAACCCACTAGCGGGACTGACACGACTTCGCTCAAGACTTTCGCTGAGAAAAAAGGCGACAAATATATTGTGAATGGTCAGAAAATCTGGACATCCAGAGCTGAACATTCCGATCTGATGCTGCTTTTGGCGCGGACAACGCCGAAAGATCAAGTCGAGAAAAAGACAGATGGTTTGTCGGTCTTTTTGGTCGATATGCGAAAAGCCTTAGCCGATGGTGGCATGACCATTCGTCCCATTCGGGCAATGATGAATCATTCTACGACCGAAGTTTTCTTTGATAATATGGAAATTCCGGCTGAAAATCTGGTCGGCGAAGAAGGTAAGGGTTTCCGTTATATTCTGTCAGGTATGAATGCCGAACGCGTTCTTATTGCTTCGGAATGTATCGGTGATGCCAAATGGTTCATCGAAAAAGCCCGCGATTATTCCAGTGAACGGGTTGTTTTCGGTCGGCCTATCGGTGCCAATCAGGGCATCCAATTTCCGATTGCCCGTGCCTATGCGCAAATGCGGGCTGCCGAATTGATGGTTTATCATGCGGCTCATCTTTTTGAACAGGGCGAGCGGGCAGGTGCCGAAGCCAATATGGCAAAAATGCTGTCAGCTGAAGCCTCATGGGCAGCGGCTGAAGCCTGTGTTCAGACCTTGGGTGGCTTTGCCTTTGCCGAAGAATATGATGTTGAACGGAAATTCCGCGAAACCCGACTCTATCAGGTCGCCCCGATTTCAACGAATTTGATTTTGGCTTTCCTTGGTCAGCATGTTCTTGGAATGCCGCGTTCTTACTAA
- a CDS encoding FAS1-like dehydratase domain-containing protein, whose product MNSTSSSETELDVEFLRGWIGREMTAEDVILEELAKRYIAVLDLPPSALNEGAIAPQLIHFCLAPTVVSGKELGADGHPSKGGFLPPVPLPRRMWAGGDIHFLSPLHIGERLCRHSRIVDVVPKKGRSGLLCFVTVEHEMKVEGELRIRERQDIVYREAATKPAPQPATPLPAVGRGEHSQDIIPTTPLLFRYSAITFNSHRIHYDRNYAVNEEHYPALVVHGPLQASLLIHFAAKIKKAQPKQFLFQSRSPLFDNADFSLNAQENEKGLSLWTCKDGGAIAMKAEAIFDD is encoded by the coding sequence ATGAATAGCACCTCTTCATCAGAGACTGAGTTGGATGTCGAGTTTTTGCGGGGATGGATCGGCCGTGAGATGACGGCGGAAGATGTCATTTTGGAAGAATTGGCCAAACGCTATATTGCGGTTCTTGACTTGCCCCCATCTGCCTTGAATGAAGGCGCGATTGCTCCACAGCTTATTCATTTCTGTTTGGCTCCGACTGTTGTTTCGGGAAAAGAATTAGGGGCTGACGGCCATCCCTCCAAAGGCGGATTTTTACCGCCTGTCCCATTGCCTCGTCGAATGTGGGCAGGGGGCGACATCCATTTCCTTTCGCCTTTACATATCGGGGAAAGGCTTTGCCGTCATAGCCGTATTGTTGATGTTGTGCCGAAAAAAGGCCGTAGCGGTCTTCTTTGCTTTGTAACCGTCGAGCATGAAATGAAAGTAGAAGGCGAGCTCAGAATACGGGAAAGGCAGGATATCGTGTATCGGGAAGCCGCTACCAAGCCTGCACCGCAGCCAGCAACGCCTTTGCCCGCTGTCGGGCGAGGTGAGCATAGTCAGGATATTATACCGACTACGCCTTTGCTGTTCCGTTATTCAGCCATTACCTTCAACAGCCATCGTATTCACTATGACCGGAATTATGCGGTTAATGAAGAACATTATCCCGCCTTGGTCGTCCACGGTCCTTTACAGGCTTCGCTGCTGATTCATTTCGCGGCCAAAATTAAGAAAGCCCAGCCCAAGCAGTTTCTCTTCCAAAGCCGATCACCTTTATTTGATAATGCCGATTTTTCTTTGAATGCCCAAGAAAATGAAAAAGGTTTGTCTTTGTGGACGTGCAAGGATGGCGGGGCTATCGCCATGAAGGCAGAGGCCATATTCGATGACTAA
- a CDS encoding HpcH/HpaI aldolase/citrate lyase family protein, with the protein MTNFSCIAPIFVPASRPERFSKAAASGADAVIIDLEDAVAEKDKEQARASLDTAFTDLPVFVRINGADTAWHQADIEAISALPDLAGVIFPKAEIGAALTSLADRLNDKVALIALIETAQGLADARQLAQIDSVKRLAFGSIDFCADMGCSHSREVLLSARSELVLASRLGRKIAPLDGVTATIDDPAPIEADARYARSLGFGGKLCIHPRQITPIFKGFRPDDSEIAWAHRVLSAGEGAQRVDGAMVDEPVRIRARAILARAEKMKATQ; encoded by the coding sequence ATGACTAATTTTTCTTGTATCGCCCCGATTTTTGTACCGGCTTCTCGCCCTGAACGCTTCTCAAAAGCGGCGGCAAGCGGTGCCGATGCTGTTATTATTGACCTTGAAGATGCGGTTGCCGAAAAAGACAAAGAGCAAGCCAGAGCCTCTCTTGATACCGCTTTTACGGATTTACCCGTTTTTGTCAGAATCAATGGTGCGGATACCGCTTGGCATCAGGCTGATATAGAGGCCATTTCAGCTTTGCCTGATCTGGCAGGCGTTATTTTTCCGAAAGCCGAAATCGGTGCTGCTTTGACTTCTTTGGCAGATCGGTTGAATGATAAGGTTGCTCTGATTGCCTTGATCGAAACAGCGCAAGGCTTGGCTGATGCCCGTCAATTGGCGCAAATAGATTCAGTCAAAAGACTGGCTTTCGGGTCTATTGATTTCTGTGCCGATATGGGCTGTTCACATAGCCGCGAAGTCTTGTTATCCGCTCGTAGTGAATTGGTTCTGGCTTCCCGACTGGGAAGAAAGATTGCGCCTTTGGATGGCGTGACCGCGACCATTGATGATCCAGCACCGATTGAGGCAGATGCTCGCTATGCGCGTAGTCTTGGTTTTGGTGGAAAATTATGTATTCATCCTCGTCAGATTACGCCGATTTTTAAAGGATTTCGACCAGACGATAGTGAAATCGCGTGGGCACATCGCGTTCTATCTGCGGGGGAGGGTGCTCAACGGGTTGATGGGGCAATGGTTGATGAACCAGTACGGATTCGCGCCCGTGCTATTTTGGCTCGTGCTGAAAAAATGAAGGCAACACAATAA